In the Verrucomicrobiia bacterium genome, one interval contains:
- a CDS encoding S8 family serine peptidase yields MKRVAGLVLGILGVAGIIPEGAAYVRTIETSVEYRFAHPEERRWHLTQTVALRHAPEALGWQEVTTREGTRRGRMGSRVVLGVGEGVAFPGEEVVRWGLRVDRTVGERLWILQARDVRAAAEAAAALAGRSGVEVAVPVMRRSLAQHLPFGPRLNDPYFTSQWHLENREADGTRVGPDLNPRGAWTATRGTGVVIGIADDGFETDHPDLAAAAALATGLHYDFTRGSATAAVYGGHGTCVAGLAGATGDNRVGVSGVAPAAGLASWAIFDRFGDIASDERLMDMFEHRIQEVAVQNHSWGNADTALYAPSALEAAAIGNAVDRGREGRGVILVRSGGNGRAWGMDVNDDGYPNDPRAIAVAAVRRDGRVTSYSSPGACLLVGALSGDDDDEGPSDNLFTTDRVGARGYNTRAYADDRANYAFGDTGFFGTSGSAPQVAGLAALILSARPELGYRDVQQILLHSARHWDLADPSVRTNGAGYRVSHNQGFGVPDATEAVRLALTWEPRPPVMRVTERVSGVLAVPGDGPSVWIREGSAAERRVAAQYALGPHPDAPTERLPLAYVGRALGPIGEDLGGRAALIERGEIFFREKIDHVARAGAAFAVIYNNVDGDALIIPGGTEFSPIPAAFVSENEGRALVARLEAGEAVEAQLRLESVERTLVVTDTLICEHVGLRVRARHGRRGDMRITLLSPSGTRSVMQRLNYDEEAGPQNWTYWSTQHFYEPSAGNWVVTFSDQAEGVAGEILEVELIIRGVPIADTDGDGLDDAWEMRWFGNLDAGPAEDPDRDGSSNAREQALGTDPTREEREFRVVVAPYDEQSLRLSWPATPHAEYGVLVGEGAGLLATEVGRVSGAFPEGEWIVPVGREENRFFLIEARPLE; encoded by the coding sequence ATGAAGCGTGTTGCAGGGCTCGTCCTGGGGATCCTGGGAGTGGCCGGGATCATCCCGGAAGGGGCGGCGTATGTCCGGACGATCGAGACCAGCGTGGAGTATCGATTTGCGCATCCGGAGGAGCGGCGCTGGCACCTGACGCAGACGGTGGCGTTGCGGCACGCACCGGAAGCCCTGGGTTGGCAGGAGGTGACGACGCGGGAGGGGACGCGCCGGGGCCGGATGGGAAGCCGGGTGGTGCTGGGGGTCGGGGAGGGGGTGGCGTTTCCGGGGGAGGAGGTGGTGCGGTGGGGGTTGCGGGTGGATCGGACGGTGGGGGAGCGGCTGTGGATCCTGCAGGCGCGGGACGTGCGGGCAGCGGCGGAAGCGGCTGCGGCACTGGCGGGGAGGTCCGGGGTGGAGGTGGCGGTGCCGGTGATGCGACGGTCGCTGGCGCAGCATCTGCCGTTCGGGCCGAGACTGAACGATCCGTATTTCACCAGCCAATGGCATTTGGAGAACCGGGAGGCGGACGGGACGCGGGTGGGACCGGATCTGAATCCGCGCGGGGCGTGGACGGCGACGCGTGGGACGGGGGTGGTGATTGGGATCGCGGACGACGGGTTCGAGACGGATCATCCCGATCTGGCGGCGGCGGCGGCGTTGGCGACCGGGCTGCATTACGACTTCACGCGTGGTTCGGCGACGGCGGCGGTGTACGGGGGGCATGGGACCTGTGTGGCGGGACTGGCCGGGGCGACGGGGGACAACCGGGTGGGGGTTTCCGGGGTGGCACCGGCGGCGGGGCTGGCGAGTTGGGCGATCTTCGACCGGTTCGGGGACATTGCGAGTGACGAGCGGTTGATGGACATGTTCGAGCACCGGATCCAGGAGGTGGCGGTGCAGAACCACAGTTGGGGCAATGCGGACACGGCGCTGTACGCGCCCAGCGCGCTCGAGGCGGCGGCGATCGGGAATGCGGTGGATCGCGGGCGCGAGGGACGGGGGGTGATCCTGGTGCGGTCGGGGGGGAACGGGCGGGCCTGGGGAATGGACGTGAATGATGACGGGTACCCGAACGATCCGCGGGCGATTGCGGTGGCGGCGGTGCGGCGGGACGGACGGGTGACGAGCTACAGCAGTCCGGGGGCGTGTCTGCTGGTGGGGGCGTTGAGCGGGGACGACGACGACGAGGGGCCTTCCGACAACCTGTTCACGACGGATCGGGTGGGGGCACGGGGGTACAACACGCGCGCCTATGCGGATGACCGGGCGAACTATGCGTTTGGTGACACGGGCTTTTTCGGGACCTCGGGGTCGGCGCCGCAGGTGGCGGGGCTGGCAGCCTTGATTTTGTCGGCCCGGCCGGAGTTGGGATACCGGGACGTGCAGCAGATCCTGCTGCATTCGGCGCGGCACTGGGACTTGGCGGACCCTTCGGTGCGGACCAACGGCGCGGGGTACCGGGTGAGCCACAACCAGGGGTTCGGGGTGCCCGACGCCACGGAGGCGGTGCGGCTGGCCCTGACGTGGGAGCCGCGCCCTCCGGTGATGCGGGTCACCGAACGGGTGAGCGGCGTGCTGGCGGTGCCTGGGGACGGGCCCTCGGTGTGGATCCGGGAGGGGAGCGCCGCGGAGCGGCGGGTGGCGGCGCAGTACGCATTGGGGCCGCACCCGGACGCACCGACGGAGCGGTTGCCGCTGGCGTATGTGGGGCGGGCGCTGGGTCCGATTGGAGAGGATCTGGGGGGGCGGGCGGCGCTGATCGAGCGGGGGGAGATCTTTTTCCGGGAGAAAATTGACCATGTGGCGCGGGCGGGCGCGGCATTCGCGGTGATTTACAACAACGTGGACGGCGACGCGCTGATCATTCCCGGGGGAACGGAATTCTCGCCGATCCCGGCGGCGTTCGTTTCGGAGAACGAGGGGCGTGCCCTGGTGGCGCGGTTGGAGGCCGGGGAGGCGGTGGAGGCCCAACTGAGGCTGGAGAGCGTCGAGCGGACCCTGGTGGTGACCGACACGCTGATCTGCGAGCATGTGGGGTTGCGGGTGCGCGCCCGGCACGGCCGGCGTGGGGATATGCGGATCACGCTGCTGTCGCCGAGCGGGACACGCAGTGTTATGCAGCGGTTGAACTATGACGAGGAGGCCGGTCCGCAGAACTGGACCTATTGGTCCACCCAGCACTTTTATGAGCCGTCAGCGGGGAACTGGGTGGTGACGTTTTCGGATCAGGCGGAAGGGGTCGCCGGGGAGATCCTTGAGGTGGAGCTGATCATCCGGGGCGTGCCGATCGCGGACACCGATGGGGACGGGCTGGACGATGCGTGGGAAATGCGGTGGTTTGGGAATCTCGACGCGGGGCCTGCGGAGGATCCGGACCGGGACGGTTCTTCGAACGCGCGGGAACAGGCGTTGGGGACGGATCCGACGCGGGAGGAGCGCGAGTTCCGGGTGGTGGTGGCACCCTACGACGAGCAGTCCTTGCGGTTGAGTTGGCCCGCCACACCCCACGCGGAATACGGGGTGCTGGTGGGCGAGGGCGCGGGGTTGCTGGCGACCGAGGTTGGGCGGGTGAGCGGGGCGTTTCCGGAGGGGGAATGGATTGTTCCGGTGGGGCGGGAGGAGAACCGCTTCTTTCTGATCGAAGCGCGGCCGCTGGAGTAG
- a CDS encoding N-acetyltransferase: MNPVLIRPAAFDDCPAILAIYNDAVLHTTASYDFEPRSLDHRQAWFLDHQRTGFPIYVAEHDGTVLGWSSLSRFHDRAGFRFTAEVSVYIAAPHRGRGLGSLLLPPLIESARAIGLHVLVAAIDASNEPSLRLHRRFGFQPAGQLREVGHKFGRWLDVAYLQLILPLPDP, encoded by the coding sequence ATGAACCCGGTCCTCATCCGGCCTGCCGCCTTCGACGACTGCCCCGCCATCCTCGCGATCTACAATGACGCGGTCCTGCACACGACCGCCTCCTACGATTTCGAGCCGCGTTCCCTCGACCACCGCCAGGCGTGGTTCCTCGACCACCAACGGACCGGCTTCCCGATCTATGTGGCCGAGCACGACGGGACAGTCCTGGGATGGAGTTCCCTCAGCCGGTTCCACGACCGTGCCGGGTTCCGGTTCACCGCCGAGGTGTCGGTGTACATCGCGGCGCCCCATCGCGGCCGGGGCCTCGGTTCCCTCCTGCTCCCGCCGCTCATCGAGTCCGCCCGTGCCATCGGCCTCCATGTCCTCGTCGCCGCCATCGACGCCTCCAACGAGCCCAGCCTCCGGCTTCACCGCCGCTTCGGCTTCCAGCCCGCCGGCCAGCTCCGCGAAGTGGGTCACAAGTTCGGACGCTGGCTCGACGTGGCTTACCTCCAGCTCATCCTCCCCCTCCCGGACCCCTGA
- a CDS encoding iron-containing alcohol dehydrogenase, which translates to MTTAGDPSPIPGLAPFDFASPTRIVFGPGTVRHVGGIARQFGKRALVVTGSQPARARPVLESLAAEGITSDTFAVPGEPTTLHVASGVARARLRGFDVIVGFGGGSALDAAKAIAGLLTNERDLYDYLEVVGRAQPLARPSAPWIAIPTTAGAGAEVTRNAVLTAREHRVKASLRSPFLLAHAALVDPELTLPLPPAITAQTGLDALTQLIEPFVSLRANPFTDALCQDGLPRVAASLLRACQDGGDLPARSNMALAALFGGFALANAGLGVVHGLAAPIGGAHPAPHGAVCAALLPHAMAVNLAALRQRHPNSPALDRYDTVARTLLQDPGARADDAVAWVLHLTRSLAIPPLRQYGIEPDHFGTLADQAAQASSMKTNPVSLTREEGVALLTAAW; encoded by the coding sequence ATGACGACGGCTGGTGATCCTTCCCCGATCCCGGGCCTGGCTCCCTTCGACTTCGCTTCCCCCACCCGCATCGTCTTTGGTCCAGGCACGGTCCGCCATGTCGGCGGGATCGCCCGCCAGTTCGGCAAACGCGCCCTTGTCGTCACCGGTTCCCAACCGGCCCGCGCCCGGCCCGTCCTCGAATCCCTGGCCGCCGAGGGTATCACCTCCGACACCTTCGCCGTCCCCGGCGAACCCACCACCCTTCATGTCGCCTCCGGCGTAGCACGGGCCCGACTCCGCGGCTTCGACGTCATCGTCGGTTTCGGCGGCGGCAGCGCCCTCGATGCCGCCAAGGCCATCGCCGGTCTCCTTACCAATGAGCGCGACCTCTACGACTATCTGGAAGTGGTCGGACGCGCCCAACCCCTCGCCCGCCCGTCCGCTCCCTGGATCGCCATTCCCACCACTGCCGGGGCCGGCGCCGAAGTCACCCGCAATGCCGTCCTTACCGCCCGCGAACACCGCGTCAAAGCCAGCCTCCGCAGCCCCTTCCTCCTCGCGCATGCCGCACTCGTCGATCCGGAACTCACCCTCCCCCTCCCCCCGGCCATCACCGCCCAAACCGGCCTCGACGCCCTCACCCAACTGATCGAGCCGTTCGTCTCCCTCCGCGCCAACCCCTTCACCGATGCCCTTTGCCAGGACGGACTCCCCCGCGTGGCCGCCTCGCTGCTCCGCGCCTGTCAGGACGGCGGTGATCTCCCGGCGCGCTCCAACATGGCCCTCGCCGCGCTCTTTGGAGGCTTCGCCCTCGCCAACGCCGGACTCGGAGTTGTCCATGGCCTCGCCGCTCCCATCGGCGGCGCCCACCCCGCCCCCCACGGCGCCGTCTGCGCCGCCCTTCTCCCCCATGCCATGGCGGTCAACCTCGCCGCCCTCCGCCAACGCCATCCCAACTCACCCGCCCTCGACCGCTACGACACCGTCGCCCGCACCCTGCTCCAGGACCCGGGCGCCCGCGCGGATGACGCCGTCGCATGGGTCCTCCACCTCACCCGATCCCTGGCGATCCCCCCCCTCCGCCAATACGGAATCGAACCGGACCATTTCGGGACACTCGCCGATCAGGCCGCCCAGGCCAGCAGCATGAAGACCAATCCGGTGTCCCTCACCCGCGAGGAAGGGGTCGCCCTCCTGACGGCCGCCTGGTAG
- a CDS encoding antibiotic biosynthesis monooxygenase: protein MLVVHVHVQVKPDAVAAFLAATLDNAQHSLQEPGIARFDVVQNQDDPTRFVLVEAYRTADAPAAHKATAHYLRWRDTVESLMAEPRRSTRYHSLFPHDDGW, encoded by the coding sequence ATGCTCGTCGTCCATGTCCATGTGCAGGTGAAACCCGACGCCGTGGCCGCCTTCCTCGCCGCCACCCTCGACAACGCCCAGCACAGCCTCCAGGAACCTGGCATCGCCCGCTTCGATGTCGTCCAGAACCAGGACGATCCGACCCGCTTCGTCCTCGTCGAGGCCTACCGGACTGCGGACGCCCCGGCCGCCCACAAGGCCACCGCCCATTACCTCCGCTGGCGCGACACGGTCGAATCGCTCATGGCCGAACCCCGCCGCAGCACCCGCTACCATTCCTTGTTCCCCCATGACGACGGCTGGTGA